In Mycolicibacterium phocaicum, one DNA window encodes the following:
- a CDS encoding trypsin-like serine peptidase: MVHQMLLGQEVSGKIGQMLGTRLVVSALVALLATACSPPPIKADPRTGDVGTVSAGAAAVPGPRLDPRVGAVFLGSDSVHTCSGAVLDSLAGNLIITAAHCLDSSVEATFAPGYRGGVPGDFWHIDAVYLDPRWVRGQDPAADFAIARVSHGGAPTTETLEHRAGGGFVLGAAPGPDVPITVTGYPLGDGGGQVSCSGPTSRPDRGFPALRCPGLVDGTSGSPWVSGNEVRGVVGGLQGGGCSSNELSYSSPFDVQVQVVYQRAQEGGPADRATGAPDDGCST, from the coding sequence ATGGTGCACCAGATGCTGCTCGGGCAGGAGGTATCGGGCAAGATCGGACAGATGCTGGGCACCCGACTGGTCGTGAGCGCGCTCGTCGCGCTGTTGGCCACTGCGTGCAGCCCACCTCCGATCAAGGCCGACCCCCGCACCGGCGACGTCGGCACGGTCAGCGCAGGTGCGGCCGCAGTCCCGGGGCCCCGTCTCGATCCGCGCGTCGGAGCGGTGTTCCTGGGCAGCGATTCGGTACACACCTGCAGTGGCGCGGTGCTCGACTCACTGGCGGGAAATCTCATCATCACGGCCGCCCACTGCCTCGATTCGTCGGTCGAGGCGACGTTCGCACCCGGTTACCGCGGCGGCGTGCCCGGGGACTTCTGGCACATCGACGCGGTGTACCTGGATCCGCGCTGGGTCCGTGGCCAGGACCCGGCAGCCGACTTCGCGATCGCCCGGGTCAGCCACGGCGGCGCGCCCACGACCGAGACGCTGGAGCACCGCGCCGGCGGCGGCTTCGTGCTCGGCGCGGCGCCCGGTCCGGACGTTCCGATCACGGTGACGGGATACCCGCTTGGTGACGGCGGCGGTCAGGTCAGCTGCAGCGGTCCGACGTCACGCCCGGATCGCGGTTTCCCGGCGCTGCGCTGCCCGGGGCTGGTGGACGGCACCAGCGGCTCGCCCTGGGTATCGGGGAACGAGGTCAGGGGAGTGGTCGGCGGTCTGCAGGGCGGTGGTTGCAGCAGCAACGAGCTGTCGTACTCGTCGCCCTTCGATGTGCAGGTCCAGGTGGTGTATCAGCGCGCGCAGGAGGGTGGCCCGGCAGACCGTGCCACCGGCGCCCCCGACGACGGGTGCAGCACCTAG
- the lexA gene encoding transcriptional repressor LexA, with amino-acid sequence MSDSTDTPDTQPGGRSSSLTERQRTILDVIRTSVTTRGYPPSIREIGDAVGLTSTSSVAHQLRTLEKKGYLRRDPNRPRAVDVRGADDSTGATITTDVSGSDALPEPTFVPVLGRIAAGGPILAEEAVEDVFPLPRELVGEGSLFLLKVVGESMIDAAICDGDWVVVRQQNVADNGDIVAAMIDGEATVKTFKRTKGQVWLMPHNPAFDPIPGNDAVVLGKVVTVIRKI; translated from the coding sequence ATGAGCGACAGCACCGATACCCCGGACACCCAGCCAGGCGGACGGTCCAGCAGCCTCACCGAGCGCCAGCGGACCATCCTCGACGTCATCCGCACCTCGGTCACCACCCGCGGCTATCCGCCCAGCATCCGGGAGATCGGCGACGCCGTCGGCCTCACCTCGACCTCGTCGGTGGCCCACCAGCTGCGCACGCTGGAGAAGAAGGGCTACCTGCGCCGCGACCCGAACCGCCCGCGCGCCGTGGACGTGCGCGGTGCGGACGACTCGACGGGCGCCACCATCACAACCGATGTCTCCGGTTCGGACGCGCTGCCCGAACCGACGTTCGTGCCGGTGCTCGGCCGGATCGCCGCCGGCGGCCCGATCCTTGCCGAAGAGGCCGTCGAAGACGTCTTCCCGCTCCCCCGCGAACTCGTGGGTGAGGGCTCGTTGTTCCTTCTGAAGGTGGTCGGCGAGTCGATGATCGACGCCGCGATCTGCGACGGCGACTGGGTCGTCGTGCGGCAGCAGAACGTGGCCGACAACGGGGACATCGTCGCAGCGATGATCGACGGTGAGGCCACGGTGAAGACCTTCAAGCGCACCAAGGGCCAGGTGTGGCTGATGCCGCACAACCCGGCGTTCGACCCGATCCCGGGCAACGACGCGGTCGTCCTCGGCAAGGTCGTGACCGTCATCCGCAAGATTTGA
- a CDS encoding LysM peptidoglycan-binding domain-containing protein: MTVITREYPTDVVVRTVPRRGDVNPHRQARLRPAGSRPAGAAFRHRGTGVLTSRASHRRNPITPLTTVMLALVAAGITVWLGLVAQFGEAVQPTSSAASVPAQLAVVRVQTGESIQQVARRVAPDAPVSAVVDRIKELNKLPSVALNAGQTLIAPVG, from the coding sequence ATGACCGTCATCACCCGCGAATACCCGACCGACGTCGTCGTCCGCACCGTGCCTCGGCGTGGAGATGTGAATCCGCACCGCCAGGCCCGGCTGCGGCCGGCTGGTTCCCGTCCTGCGGGCGCGGCCTTCCGCCACCGCGGTACGGGAGTACTGACCTCCCGGGCCTCGCACCGTCGCAACCCGATCACGCCGTTGACCACGGTGATGCTGGCTCTGGTCGCGGCCGGGATCACGGTGTGGCTGGGCCTGGTGGCGCAGTTCGGCGAAGCTGTCCAGCCGACATCGTCGGCGGCCTCGGTGCCCGCACAGCTCGCGGTGGTCCGGGTGCAGACCGGGGAGTCCATTCAGCAGGTCGCCCGGCGCGTGGCGCCCGACGCGCCCGTCAGCGCCGTCGTCGACCGCATCAAGGAGCTCAACAAGCTGCCGTCGGTGGCACTGAACGCCGGTCAGACGCTGATCGCGCCGGTCGGCTGA
- a CDS encoding alpha/beta fold hydrolase, with translation MSDGKPTLHSVRDVTPRLEYRTIHGYRRAYRIAGSGPAILLIHGIGDNSTTWETVQTRLAQRFTVIAPDLLGHGQSDKPRADYSVAAYANGMRDLLSVLDIERVTVVGHSLGGGVAMQFAYQFPQLIDRLVLVGAGGVTRDVNIALRLAALPLGTEALALLRIPLVLPALQLAGRLGGALLGSTGLGHDLPNMLRILNDLPEPKASSAFARTLRAVVDWRGQVVTMLDRCYLTEAIPVQLVWGTHDAVIPAAHGELAHAAMPGSRLEFFDNSGHFPFHDDPDRFVKLVEEFIDTTAPSVYDRDALRGLLQTGVTAKSIDAPQDTKFAVLDAMETDERSAT, from the coding sequence ATGTCCGATGGGAAGCCCACCCTGCACTCGGTGCGCGACGTCACGCCGCGGCTGGAATACCGCACCATCCACGGTTACCGGCGGGCGTACCGGATAGCCGGTTCGGGACCGGCGATCCTGCTCATCCACGGCATCGGTGACAACTCCACCACCTGGGAGACCGTTCAGACGCGCCTCGCGCAGCGCTTCACCGTGATCGCCCCAGACCTGCTGGGTCACGGCCAGTCCGACAAACCGCGCGCCGACTACTCGGTGGCGGCGTACGCCAACGGCATGCGGGACCTGCTCAGCGTGCTGGACATCGAACGGGTAACGGTCGTCGGCCATTCGCTGGGCGGCGGCGTGGCCATGCAATTCGCCTATCAATTCCCGCAATTGATCGATCGCCTGGTGCTGGTGGGTGCCGGCGGCGTCACCCGCGACGTGAACATCGCGCTGCGGCTCGCGGCCCTGCCATTGGGCACCGAAGCGCTGGCGCTGTTGCGAATCCCGTTGGTGCTGCCCGCGCTTCAGCTCGCCGGACGTCTCGGCGGCGCGCTGCTCGGGTCGACCGGTCTGGGTCACGACCTGCCGAACATGCTGCGGATCCTCAACGACCTGCCCGAACCCAAGGCCTCGTCCGCCTTTGCCCGGACCCTGCGTGCGGTGGTCGACTGGCGGGGCCAGGTGGTCACGATGCTGGATCGATGTTATTTGACCGAAGCCATTCCGGTGCAATTGGTTTGGGGCACCCACGATGCCGTCATCCCGGCTGCTCATGGCGAGCTGGCCCATGCCGCGATGCCAGGTTCTCGGCTCGAGTTCTTCGACAACTCGGGCCATTTCCCATTTCATGACGATCCCGATCGGTTCGTGAAGCTCGTCGAGGAGTTCATCGACACCACCGCGCCGTCGGTGTACGACCGCGATGCCCTGCGCGGCCTACTGCAGACCGGCGTCACCGCGAAATCGATCGACGCCCCGCAGGATACGAAGTTCGCGGTGCTCGACGCGATGGAGACCGACGAACGCAGCGCGACCTAG
- a CDS encoding LGFP repeat-containing protein translates to MTGLRTRGGWAGVGALSVAVALLMAPTAYATPESDADAAISHTWDAAGGDTGELGAKDGDVYQVGAGFAQNFAGGKIYFSEGTGAHLIYGAILDKYQALGGAADSDLGFPTIDEGAGKATDSRNSTFSAADKPVIFWTPDNGAWVVRGAINAAWDKLGGSAGTLGVPTADESWKGDVVTQPFTGGEVSWNAKTKAFTTTPADLAGQLTGLDVPGDATTAIAAARRAAGGPQGTLGDEQGAQYKVGDGVAQNFAGGTIFYSPATGAHAITGDVLAKYRAAGGPQGDLGFPASNETDGGISPTSRIATFAAADNPAIFWTPEHGAFVVRGAMNAAWDKLGGATGKLGAPTADQTVSGDVVSQKFTGGSISWNKSSRAFSTEPAELASQLGGLQVPSVDLPGGVTSQSDEAGKWYQFHWWWLLAIIPLLLVVVGIVIASLLRRRRHAGPDAVDDQDAYDYDDHELGDGEYGDPQYADGGVDSEYGDEFAAEDQQFDGPHGGPAFQSNPDVIDTAPTVYPDFTAEQPADEPADGEADADADAEAQAELDAEPVDAAEPYEPEPQASGDDGDREPADEPTASVQLPDALRRGGAAAGLTAAGLAGFAGLRPRDPADRVWAAPAEDQETEDQADERASEPEEQVAEAETPEVSEAEPAAEAPVDEAPAEDAVAAGPASGRHHALGAEEPETAQMSFRVATGAEPPEGYGIKANTESGLYWVPGSPGYDEAPVQIWFASEEFAVTNGFIRG, encoded by the coding sequence ATGACCGGGCTGCGAACCCGTGGCGGATGGGCTGGTGTCGGGGCCCTTTCTGTCGCGGTGGCATTGCTCATGGCTCCGACGGCATACGCGACACCGGAAAGCGACGCCGACGCGGCGATATCCCACACGTGGGATGCCGCGGGCGGTGACACGGGTGAGCTGGGTGCCAAGGACGGTGACGTCTACCAGGTCGGCGCGGGCTTTGCGCAGAACTTCGCGGGCGGCAAGATCTATTTCAGCGAGGGCACCGGCGCCCATCTCATTTACGGCGCGATCCTCGACAAGTACCAGGCCTTGGGCGGCGCCGCGGACAGCGATCTCGGCTTCCCGACCATCGACGAGGGCGCGGGCAAGGCCACTGACAGCCGCAACAGCACCTTCAGTGCCGCTGACAAGCCGGTCATCTTCTGGACGCCCGACAACGGCGCCTGGGTGGTGCGCGGCGCCATCAACGCCGCCTGGGACAAGCTCGGCGGGTCGGCCGGCACCCTCGGCGTACCCACGGCCGACGAGTCCTGGAAGGGCGACGTCGTCACCCAGCCCTTCACCGGCGGTGAGGTGAGCTGGAACGCCAAGACCAAGGCGTTCACCACCACGCCGGCCGACCTGGCCGGCCAGCTGACCGGCCTCGACGTGCCGGGCGACGCGACGACGGCCATCGCCGCCGCACGACGGGCAGCCGGCGGGCCGCAGGGCACCCTCGGAGACGAGCAGGGTGCCCAGTACAAGGTCGGCGACGGCGTGGCACAGAACTTCGCCGGCGGCACCATCTTCTATTCACCGGCGACCGGTGCGCACGCGATCACCGGCGACGTACTGGCCAAATACCGCGCGGCCGGCGGCCCGCAGGGCGATCTCGGATTCCCGGCGAGCAACGAGACCGACGGCGGCATCTCGCCCACGAGCCGCATCGCCACGTTCGCCGCCGCCGACAACCCGGCGATCTTCTGGACGCCCGAGCACGGCGCGTTCGTCGTCCGCGGCGCGATGAACGCGGCGTGGGACAAGCTCGGTGGCGCGACCGGCAAGCTCGGCGCGCCGACCGCCGATCAGACCGTCAGCGGCGACGTCGTCAGCCAGAAGTTCACGGGCGGTTCGATCTCGTGGAACAAGTCCAGCCGTGCGTTCAGCACCGAGCCGGCAGAACTGGCGTCGCAGTTGGGCGGCCTGCAGGTACCCAGTGTCGATCTGCCGGGCGGGGTGACCTCGCAGTCCGACGAGGCCGGCAAGTGGTACCAGTTCCACTGGTGGTGGTTGCTGGCGATCATCCCGCTGCTGCTCGTCGTGGTCGGCATCGTGATCGCGTCGCTGCTGCGGCGCCGGCGGCACGCCGGACCGGACGCCGTCGACGATCAGGACGCGTACGACTACGACGACCACGAGCTCGGCGACGGGGAGTACGGCGACCCGCAGTATGCGGACGGCGGTGTCGACAGTGAGTACGGCGACGAGTTCGCGGCCGAGGACCAGCAGTTCGACGGCCCGCACGGCGGGCCCGCGTTCCAGAGCAACCCGGACGTCATCGACACCGCGCCGACGGTGTACCCCGATTTCACGGCCGAGCAGCCCGCCGACGAGCCCGCCGACGGTGAGGCGGACGCCGATGCCGATGCCGAGGCGCAAGCCGAGCTCGACGCCGAGCCGGTCGACGCGGCCGAACCCTACGAGCCTGAGCCGCAGGCGAGCGGCGACGACGGCGACCGCGAACCCGCCGACGAACCGACGGCCTCGGTGCAACTCCCGGATGCGTTGCGTCGTGGTGGCGCGGCGGCGGGCCTGACCGCGGCCGGGTTGGCGGGCTTCGCCGGACTTCGGCCCCGGGACCCCGCCGACCGTGTCTGGGCTGCGCCGGCCGAGGACCAGGAGACCGAGGACCAGGCTGACGAGCGTGCGTCCGAGCCCGAGGAACAGGTGGCCGAGGCCGAGACGCCGGAGGTTTCGGAGGCGGAACCGGCAGCCGAGGCTCCTGTGGACGAGGCGCCTGCGGAGGACGCCGTCGCGGCCGGTCCGGCCAGCGGCCGGCACCATGCGCTGGGGGCCGAGGAACCCGAGACCGCGCAGATGTCGTTCCGCGTCGCGACCGGTGCGGAGCCGCCAGAGGGCTACGGCATCAAGGCCAATACCGAGTCGGGTTTGTACTGGGTGCCGGGATCTCCCGGGTATGACGAAGCGCCCGTCCAAATCTGGTTTGCCAGTGAGGAATTCGCGGTCACCAACGGGTTCATCCGCGGCTGA
- the nrdR gene encoding transcriptional regulator NrdR translates to MHCPFCRHPNSRVVDSREADEGQAIRRRRSCPECGRRFTTVETAVVAVVKRSGVTEPFSRDKVIKGVRRACQGRQVDDDALNQLAQKVEDAVRATGSPEVPSHEVGLAILGPLRDLDEVAYLRFASVYRSFSSAEDFEREIEALRAHRGVTSSG, encoded by the coding sequence ATGCACTGTCCGTTCTGCCGGCATCCGAACTCGCGTGTGGTCGATTCACGGGAAGCTGATGAAGGGCAGGCGATTCGGCGTCGCCGGTCATGCCCGGAATGCGGCCGCCGGTTCACGACGGTGGAAACTGCGGTCGTCGCGGTGGTCAAACGCAGCGGCGTCACAGAACCGTTCAGCCGGGACAAGGTGATCAAGGGCGTGCGGCGCGCCTGCCAGGGTCGGCAGGTCGACGACGATGCCCTGAACCAGTTGGCACAGAAGGTCGAAGATGCGGTGCGGGCCACCGGATCTCCCGAAGTGCCGAGCCATGAGGTCGGGCTGGCGATCCTCGGCCCTTTGCGTGACCTCGATGAGGTCGCCTATCTGCGGTTCGCCTCCGTGTACCGCTCATTCTCGTCCGCTGAGGACTTCGAACGCGAAATCGAGGCGCTGCGCGCGCACCGCGGCGTGACGTCGTCGGGCTGA
- a CDS encoding acyl-CoA dehydrogenase family protein, with product MGVIKYDRTLFEPEHELFRESYRAFLDRHAEPYREEWEKAKIVDREVWREAGKQGFLGMAVPEEYGGGGNPDFRYNVIVSEETAAGRHSGLGFTLQNDVIAPYLLELTNDEQKQRWLPGFCSGELICAIAMTEPGTGSDLQGIKTRAVKDGDHYVLNGSKTFITNGIHADLVIVVAQTDPDKGAQGFSLLVVERGMAGFERGRHLDKIGLDAQDTAELSFTEVKVPAENLLGVEGMGFVYLMQNLPQERISIAVMAAAAMEAVLESTLQYAKERKAFGKPIGSFQNSRFVLAELATEATAVRIMVDEFIRLHLDRKLTIDQAAMAKWYSTEAQVRLVDRCLQLHGGYGYMREYPIARAFLDSRIQTIYGGTTEIMKEIIGRGLGV from the coding sequence ATGGGTGTCATCAAGTACGACCGCACGTTGTTCGAACCCGAGCACGAGCTGTTCCGGGAGTCGTACCGCGCGTTCCTCGACCGCCATGCCGAGCCCTACCGCGAGGAGTGGGAGAAGGCCAAGATCGTCGACCGCGAGGTCTGGCGCGAGGCGGGTAAACAGGGTTTTCTCGGCATGGCCGTGCCGGAGGAGTACGGCGGCGGCGGAAACCCGGACTTCCGCTACAACGTCATCGTCAGCGAGGAGACCGCGGCGGGACGACACAGCGGTCTGGGCTTCACGCTGCAGAACGACGTCATCGCGCCGTACCTGCTCGAGCTGACCAACGACGAGCAGAAGCAGCGCTGGCTGCCCGGTTTCTGCAGCGGCGAACTGATCTGTGCCATCGCGATGACCGAACCGGGCACCGGTAGTGACTTGCAGGGCATCAAGACCCGTGCGGTCAAAGACGGCGACCACTACGTGCTCAACGGCTCGAAGACGTTCATCACCAACGGTATTCACGCCGACCTGGTGATCGTCGTCGCTCAGACCGACCCGGACAAGGGCGCGCAGGGCTTCAGCCTGCTGGTGGTCGAGCGCGGCATGGCGGGTTTCGAGCGCGGCCGTCACCTCGACAAGATCGGCCTCGACGCGCAGGACACCGCGGAATTGTCGTTCACCGAAGTCAAAGTCCCGGCCGAGAACCTGCTGGGCGTCGAGGGCATGGGGTTCGTCTATCTGATGCAGAACCTGCCGCAGGAGCGTATTTCCATCGCCGTGATGGCTGCCGCGGCGATGGAGGCCGTGCTGGAATCGACATTGCAATACGCCAAGGAGCGTAAAGCGTTCGGCAAGCCGATCGGCAGCTTCCAGAACAGCCGATTCGTGTTGGCGGAACTGGCGACAGAGGCCACGGCGGTGCGAATCATGGTCGATGAGTTCATTCGCCTGCATCTCGATCGAAAGCTGACAATCGACCAGGCGGCGATGGCCAAATGGTATTCCACAGAGGCGCAGGTTCGCCTGGTCGACCGGTGTCTGCAGCTGCACGGCGGCTACGGCTATATGCGCGAATATCCCATTGCGCGGGCATTCCTGGACTCGCGCATCCAGACCATCTACGGCGGGACCACCGAGATCATGAAGGAGATCATCGGCCGCGGATTGGGCGTTTAA
- a CDS encoding proteasome assembly chaperone family protein: protein MYELEFPAPQLSAADGRGPVMVHALEGFSDAGHAIRLAAEHLKNTLDTELVASFAIDELLDYRSRRPLMTFTTDHFTKYDDPELNLYALHDTAGTPFLLLAGMEPDLRWERFITAVRLLSERLGVRQVIGLGAIPMAVPHTRPVTMTAHAGNKELIADHTPWVGEVQVPASVSNLLEYRMIQHGHEALGFTVHVPHYLAQTAYPPAAEALLGEVSRIASLQIPLHELSEAGAEVYTKISEQVEASAEVAQVVSALEQQYDSFVAAQENRSLLARDEELPSGDELGAQFEQFLAEQSGDGFSDPQAGDDGTVGD from the coding sequence ATGTACGAGCTGGAGTTCCCCGCGCCCCAGCTGTCCGCCGCCGACGGCCGCGGACCGGTGATGGTGCACGCCCTCGAAGGCTTCTCCGATGCCGGCCATGCCATCCGGCTGGCTGCCGAGCACCTGAAGAACACGCTCGACACCGAACTGGTCGCGTCGTTCGCCATCGACGAGCTGCTGGACTACCGGTCGCGTCGACCGCTGATGACGTTCACCACCGATCACTTCACCAAGTACGACGACCCCGAGTTGAATCTGTACGCGTTGCACGACACCGCCGGGACGCCGTTCCTGCTGCTGGCCGGCATGGAGCCGGACCTGCGCTGGGAACGATTCATCACGGCGGTGCGGCTGCTCTCCGAGCGGCTCGGGGTCCGGCAGGTCATCGGGCTGGGCGCCATCCCGATGGCGGTGCCGCACACGCGGCCCGTCACCATGACCGCACACGCGGGCAACAAGGAACTGATCGCTGATCACACGCCATGGGTGGGCGAGGTGCAGGTTCCGGCCAGCGTGTCGAACCTGTTGGAGTACAGGATGATTCAGCACGGCCACGAAGCTCTGGGCTTCACGGTGCACGTGCCGCACTACCTGGCGCAAACCGCGTATCCGCCGGCCGCGGAGGCCCTGCTGGGCGAGGTCTCGCGGATCGCATCGCTGCAGATCCCGCTCCACGAGCTGTCCGAGGCGGGCGCCGAGGTGTACACGAAGATCAGTGAGCAGGTGGAGGCCAGCGCCGAAGTCGCTCAAGTGGTCAGTGCACTGGAACAACAGTACGATTCGTTCGTCGCTGCTCAGGAAAATCGGTCGTTGCTGGCACGTGACGAGGAACTACCCAGCGGCGACGAGCTCGGCGCACAGTTCGAGCAGTTCCTCGCCGAACAGTCCGGCGACGGATTCTCCGATCCCCAGGCCGGCGACGACGGCACTGTCGGCGACTGA
- a CDS encoding DEAD/DEAH box helicase has translation MSAEQSSSFAELGVPEALVASLAGRGIAAPFPIQVSTLPDTLAGRDVLGRGRTGSGKTLAFSIPLVARLAGASRRPSRPTGLVLAPTRELATQIAATVEPLATAVGLKVTTIFGGVSQNRQVDALRGGVDIVIACPGRLEDLMKQKLVNLDAVQVTVLDEADHMADLGFLPGVTRILAATPAGGQRMLFSATLDNGVDKLVRRFLSDPITHSVDEIDAPPPAMTHHVFHVAGVAEKRDLVQRLASGTGRRILFMRTKHQARKLARQLTESGVPSVDLHGNLSQPARDRNLAAFSSGEARVLVATDIAARGVHVDEVELVVHVDPPAEHKAYLHRSGRTARAGSAGDVVTVVLPEQRKDAQQLLRKAGITARPQEVVADSASVQALVGEIAPYRAPAPKEAPAPRGGNRPAKTATAGQAQRRRRRSSGGLQAPGRTQGGRSQGQPGRSQSGRSQAR, from the coding sequence ATGTCTGCAGAACAATCGTCGTCCTTCGCTGAACTCGGCGTCCCCGAGGCGCTCGTCGCCTCGCTCGCCGGCCGCGGCATCGCCGCGCCGTTCCCCATCCAGGTCAGCACCCTGCCCGACACCCTGGCCGGCCGGGACGTCCTCGGCCGCGGCCGCACGGGCAGCGGTAAGACGCTCGCCTTCTCCATTCCGCTGGTGGCCCGGCTGGCCGGCGCCTCGCGACGTCCGTCGCGTCCCACCGGCCTGGTGCTGGCCCCGACCCGCGAGCTGGCCACCCAGATCGCCGCGACCGTCGAACCGCTGGCCACTGCTGTGGGACTCAAGGTGACCACCATCTTCGGTGGCGTTTCGCAGAACCGTCAGGTCGACGCGTTGCGCGGCGGCGTGGACATCGTCATCGCCTGCCCGGGCCGTCTCGAAGACCTCATGAAGCAGAAGCTGGTGAACCTCGACGCCGTGCAGGTCACGGTGCTGGACGAGGCTGATCACATGGCCGACCTGGGCTTCCTGCCGGGCGTCACCCGGATTCTGGCGGCCACTCCCGCCGGCGGTCAGCGCATGTTGTTCTCCGCGACGCTCGACAACGGCGTCGACAAGCTCGTGCGGCGCTTCCTGTCCGATCCCATCACGCATTCGGTCGACGAGATCGATGCGCCGCCGCCGGCCATGACGCACCACGTGTTCCACGTCGCCGGTGTCGCCGAGAAGCGCGACCTGGTGCAGCGGCTGGCGTCCGGCACCGGCCGGCGCATCCTGTTCATGCGCACCAAGCACCAGGCTCGCAAGCTGGCCCGGCAGCTCACCGAATCCGGTGTGCCGTCGGTCGACCTGCACGGCAACCTGTCCCAGCCCGCGCGGGACCGCAACCTCGCCGCTTTCAGCTCGGGAGAGGCGCGCGTCCTCGTCGCCACCGACATCGCCGCGCGCGGTGTGCACGTCGACGAGGTCGAGCTCGTGGTCCACGTGGACCCGCCCGCCGAGCACAAGGCGTACCTGCACCGCTCGGGACGTACGGCCCGTGCCGGAAGCGCCGGCGACGTCGTGACCGTGGTGCTCCCGGAGCAGCGCAAGGATGCCCAGCAGCTGCTGCGCAAGGCCGGCATCACGGCCCGGCCGCAGGAAGTCGTCGCCGATTCGGCGTCGGTGCAGGCGCTGGTCGGAGAGATCGCGCCGTACCGCGCGCCGGCCCCCAAGGAGGCGCCCGCGCCCCGGGGCGGCAACCGTCCGGCCAAGACGGCGACCGCCGGGCAGGCGCAGCGCCGCCGCCGGCGTTCGAGCGGTGGGCTGCAGGCGCCCGGGCGTACCCAGGGTGGTCGTTCGCAGGGGCAGCCGGGCCGTTCGCAGTCCGGCCGCAGCCAGGCGAGGTAG